A stretch of the Malus domestica chromosome 08, GDT2T_hap1 genome encodes the following:
- the LOC103441684 gene encoding kinesin-like protein KIN-14R produces MAEAQPTDSHAEFPGSWSCNVLGPETHPKPVSNGDDNEDSTISALCVPGSRLVRTGLVHSTCSDSIVLFVNAGGEAVTENINPGLRVEPDGFFQGGDVLRTNEAIDGSDVPSVYQSARFGDFSYRFENLSPGEYFVDLHFAEIVYTNGPKGMRVFDVFMQEEKVLSGIDIYSIVGANKALQLVDVAVSVGEDGAILIRFDGLNGSPIVGGICIKRAASLPASKMKLGHLVCNNCAAEIEISCAQDKYIRLEFTTKYEKKIEDLKRRFQLKTDECHEAWMSLTSANKQLQNITMELDNKLYESHCLDQAREEVAAKLRDISTRYEHDKGLWTAVADNLESKVKLMKEDYAQLHSEVHKFTDVIPEFNNMVSAIQAMVTQSDELKLKFNEEQAKRKILYNQMQEAKGNIRVFCRCRPLRKEESLAGHATVVKFDAAKDGELGILTSGSTKKIFRFDRVYTPEDDQVDVFADASPMITSVLDGYNVCIFAYGQTGTGKTFTMEGSETNRGVNYRTLEQLFKTAEERKEIFTYGISVSVLEVYNEQIRDLLAASPTSKRLEMRQAPEGAHHIPGIVEAKVESIKEVWNVLQAGSSARAVGSNNVNEHSSRSHCILCIMVKAKNLITGESTVSKLWLVDLAGSERLAKTEVQGERLKEAQNINRSLSALGDVISALATKKSHIPYRNSKLTHLLQDSLGGDAKTLMFVQISPSEQDVSETLSSLNFATRVRGVELGPARKQIDTGEVQKLKLTLDKLKQELKSKDDDLHKLEENFQNLEGKSKREFQLSKSRQEKINELEDQVAVKTDVCKRLENQLLELSDEANGKRESCLNLQKKVKELEDKLKERERADSMILQNKVKDLENKLKERTQEYEHNSAVVQRKVQELEKRLITEEINKGSLQLKVKELEEKLRQKEQEHVISTFCGDKSGATTPNGRKSWSRRETIGDMDPLRLSNLSYSNQMTSQESVLLKGTDSLRELKRRRELHSKGHENVMLPATLADRKMSSAESSTDKSGDQKALSRITRSLTKPATTGKKAGPSNPSNKNHRDQVPGSRSRIWLR; encoded by the exons atGGCAGAGGCACAGCCCACCGATTCCCACGCCGAATTCCCTGGTTCTTGGTCTTGCAACGTTCTTGGCCCTGAAACACACCCCAAACCGGTCAGCAATGGCGATGACAACGAAGACTCGACCATCTCCGCGCTCTGTGTGCCCGGTTCGAGATTGGTCCGAACCGGGCTTGTTCACTCCACTTGCTCAG ATAGCATTGTGTTATTTGTGAACGCCGGAGGGGAGGCCGTAACGGAAAATATAAATCCCGGGCTTCGAGTGGAGCCCGATGGATTTTTCCAAGGAGGGGATGTTCTAAGAACTAATGAGGCCATTGACGGCAGCGATGTGCCATCCGTTTATCAATCTGCTCGGTTTGGGGATTTTTCGTACCGGTTTGAGAACCTATCTCCCGGAGAGTACTTTGTGGATCTTCACTTTGCGGAAATTGTATACACGAATGGTCCGAAAGGAATGAGAGTGTTTGATGTCTTCATGCAGGAAGAGAAG GTTCTATCAGGAATTGATATCTATTCTATCGTTGGAGCTAATAAGGCGCTACAGTTGGTAGATGTTGCAGTTTCGGTGGGGGAGGATGGGGCAATTTTGATAAGGTTTGATGGACTTAATGGAAGTCCAATTGTTGGGGGGATTTGTATAAAGCGAGCAGCTTCATTACCTG CATCAAAAATGAAACTTGGACATCTTGTATGTAACAATTGTGCTGCTGAGATAGAAATTTCATGTGCTCAG GACAAATATATAAGGTTGGAATTTACAACCAAGTATGAAAAGAAGATAGAGGATCTAAAGAGACGGTTCCAACTCAAGACAGATGAATGCCATGAGGCCTGGATGTCACTGACATCTGCAAACAAACAGTTACAGAACATCACCATGGAACTTGATAACAAGTTGTATGAAAGTCATTGCTTAG ATCAAGCTAGAGAAGAAGTGGCAGCAAAATTGAGAGATATTTCTACTAGATATGAGCATGATAAGGGCTTGTGGACCGCAGTTGCTGACAATTTAGAAAGTAAAGTCAAG TTGATGAAGGAAGACTATGCTCAACTCCATTCTGAAGTGCACAAATTTACTGATGTTATTCCAGAATTCAACAATATGGTATCTGCAATTCAAGCAATGG TTACACAGTCTGATGAACTTAAGCTTAAGTTCAACGAGGAGCAGGCAAAGAGGAAAATACTTTATAACCAAATGCAGGAGGCAAAAG GGAACATTCGGGTGTTTTGTCGGTGTCGCCCGTTGAGGAAAGAGGAGTCATTAGCTGGGCATGCAACAGTTGTAAAATTTGATGCAGCTAAGGATGGAGAGCTTGGGATACTTACTAGTGGCTCCACTAAAAAGATATTCAGGTTTGACAGAGTTTACACACCAGAGGATGATCAAG TTGATGTATTTGCAGATGCTTCACCAATGATAACCTCAGTGTTAGATGGTTATAATGTTTGCATATTTGCCTATGGGCAAACGGGGACTGGAAAGACTTTCACGATGGAAGGTTCTGAGACCAACCGAGGGGTCAATTACAGGACCTTGGAACAGTTGTTTAAAACCGCTgaggaaaggaaagaaattttTACATACGGCATATCTGTTAGTGTGCTTGAAGTCTACAATGAGCAAATCAGGGACTTGCTAGCAGCCTCTCCGACTTCGAAAAG ATTGGAAATGAGGCAAGCTCCTGAAGGAGCTCATCACATACCTGGAATTGTTGAGGCCAAAGTTGAGAGCATTAAGGAAGTTTGGAATGTTCTGCAAGCTGGAAGCAGTGCAAGAGCAGTTGGATCAAATAATGTGAACGAGCATAGCAGCCGATCTCATTG CATACTCTGCATCATGGTAAAAGCCAAGAATTTGATCACTGGTGAGTCCACTGTGAGCAAGCTTTGGCTTGTGGATTTGGCTGGCAGTGAGAGGCTAGCAAAAACAGAAGTTCAAGGGGAACGCCTTAAGGAAGCTCAAAACATCAATAGATCTTTGTCAGCTCTTGGGGATGTCATCTCTGCTTTGGCAACAAAAAAGAGCCACATTCCGTACAG GAATTCCAAGCTCACACATCTACTTCAAGACTCCTTGG GTGGTGATGCTAAAACTCTAATGTTTGTCCAAATAAGCCCTTCTGAGCAGGATGTAAGTGAGACTTTAAGTTCTCTGAACTTCGCAACACGGGTTCGAGGTGTTGAATTGGGTCCTGCAAGGAAGCAAATAGATACAGGCGAGGTTCAAAAGCTAAAACTAACA CTTGACAAGCTAAAGCAagagttgaaatccaaagaTGATGATTTACATAAATTAGAAGAGAACTTTCAGAATCTAGAAGGTAAGTCAAAACGGGAGTTCCAACTGTCTAAAAGTCGACAAGAAAAGATTAATGAACTTGAAGACCAGGTTGCTGTGAAGACCGATGTGTGCAAACGACTGGAAAATCAGTTGTTGGAACTTTCAGATGAAGCAAATGGAAAGAGAGAATCATGCTTGAATCTTCAGAAAAAG GTCAAAGAGCTTGAGGACAAGTTGAAAGAACGAGAACGTGCAGATTCCATGATTCTTCAAAACAAG GTCAAGGACCTTGAGAACAAGTTAAAAGAAAGAACGCAAGAGTATGAGCACAATTCGGCTGTAGTTCAGCGGAAG GTTCAAGAACTCGAGAAAAGGCTGATAACGGAGGAaatcaacaagggatctctgcAACTGAAG GTTAAAGAGCTTGAAGAGAAGTTGAGACAGAAGGAACAAGAACATGTAATATCGACATTTTGTGGCGACAAGTCAGGTGCCACAACCCCCAATGGCAGAAAATCCTGGTCGAGAAGAGAGACCATTGGCGACATGGACCCTTTGAGGCTAAGTAACTTGAGCTATAGTAACCAAATGACAAGCCAGGAGTCTGTCCTACTCAAGGGAACCGACTCCCTCCGCGAgctgaagagacgaagagagttGCACAGCAAAGGTCATGAGAATGTGATGTTGCCAGCTACTTTGGCTGATAGGAAGATGTCATCAGCCGAATCCAGCACTGACAAGTCTGGCGACCAAAAAGCACTGTCCAGGATCACAAGAAGTTTAACAAAACCGGCAACCACTGGTAAAAAAGCAGGCCCTTCGAACCCGAGCAACAAAAACCATAGAGATCAGGTTCCAGGTTCCAGGTCAAGGATTTGGTTAAGATAA